The genomic region ATTTGATTGCCAAGAAAAAGACTGCACGAAGATTATATTCTCACTAAATATGAAATAAACAGAATATATAAAACCTCAGTGTTGCACAAGCTCTTCCAGACCTCACACAACTTCCCCTCACTGGTTCCATTATTCATTGAAAATGATCATTCAGCAGTTTTATCTTGATCTACCACCAAGTGCCAAAGCAGCATGGAGCAGTATCCTCTTTCATGAGAGCTGACtttgttttgcttcaaactgaaTTTTGTTAAAAGTCCTGCAACAACAATCATAACCACAGACATAAACATCAATTTTCAGATAATTAGAAGTAAGGCGAGACCATAAATGTGATTTCTCTAGAACTGCTGAAGCTAAAAAAATAGTTTGAAAATTAATTAATCTATCAGATAACAGCGTTGCACTCCAAGAGATACAATATTTCCAACTGAAACATGAGGCGGGCTCACCTGTGGTCCTACCAGCCAAGTCTACCTGGCAGCTCTCCAAACGACATACACCTCACTACAGAGGCTTTGTTGTCGAAAGACTGGATTCCTTCTGGCTAACAGGGACAATGAACTTTAGAGGAATATAAATACAGGATGTAGGCCCATAGGAAACCGCAGACATTCTGACATAAATCTATTCAAAAGTCTCAATTTCTGTGTTTCTTATCTGCTTTGTGCAAGCCAGTGAACAGGATTCTTTTATGTTGGAAACCTGTGGTTTTGCATGGGGGTTTGACAGACTGGTGCTGGTGTGCGCTTGCTACATTAGCTAATGGTGTAATAAATCTTACCACTTCCCACTGTGACTCGGCAGGCATGCAGGAGTCACAGTGCACCAGGGATTCGGTTGACTGTGGGAAAGTGTTGGGGACGCTGTAGCTGAAACACTGGCCCAGACAAGCTCTGTGAGGAGGACAAAGTGCATTATTACATGATTAACTGCACAGCCAGTCTGTTCATTCCTGTGTAACCTGGGGATGTCTGGTCCCCTCAGGCCAAAGACAATATCCGGCATGTTTTACATAAAACCTAAAAGGAAGTAGTTCTTATAATGCCAGGTAAATGTGTAAAGCATTGAATTGTATGTCTGCATCTGCTGGTGAGCCATCATGAAAACAGTGGGCATATCATGTTATAATGACAATACAGCATGGACTTTTCATACTAGTAGGCCTAAAATAGCTTATAGCTTCATTGTTCTCCAAAAAtgtataaaaacacattactaagCTACtgagcccactgctcctactaggatgggttaaatgtagagaacacatgtcactgtgtgcgtgctgtgtgctctgcatgtgtgaccattaaagagggtttcttcCCTCCAATTCTATTGGTGCACTGGATGATCTGTAGACATGAATACCTCTCCTGTAAATACTCCCCAGAGCAACACATAATCTcctatatttttgttttactccTGTTTGAGTATGTTAGCTAAAAGGTACAGAAATTCAGATATCCTCAGTGTTACCTCTAAGACCATGCCTGCAGTTTCCTAACATTCTtttatgtttttcaatgcaGTTTTCCAACCATGCAGGCATGATTAACATTCATTTTGAGCAAGTTTAGAAATCAACATGCTGAGTTGAAACTTGCTCGGCGTAGTGTGAGTAGTTTGTTATTTATTCAAGCTTCACACTGTACTTGTAGGGTTATGGAAGGATTAGCTCTGCCTCACAAATGTCAACTCACTTGAATTTATCTTTGAGGATGCAACATTATTGACATCTAGACATTCTGCATTATTCACTTTTTGAGTTGCAGAGAAATGGTCagacagagaaagaaagagacagagagggcCTTCATCCTGACCTGTTTTGAATAGAGCGAGGCTGACATCCTGTGTGCCCGACTATCTGTGTGATGTTCTTGGCCTCGCACCAGGCGCTTTTGTCAGGGAACAGCGCCAGGCGGTTGATGTGGGCAGGCGGTGCCGCTGAATACAGTGCAAACAGTGCCCAACAAATCTGAATCCTCTGCCACATGACTGCACCTAAAGGGGCGTAAAACCAGTCAGCAAGTTAACGCTCTGTTAACCTTGTTccacataaaaacacaaattacaaaaactAGTGCCACTGATCTGATGTTGCCGAGCTGTACAGTACATTTTGGACTTCACATATCCACGGACATGTGGATTGGCAACTTCCTGGTGATTAGTAGCTTGCATGTTTGGCTCATTATGATTAAAAGATACTTCTTAATGGCCTTTATGTATCACCAGCGGCAGAgagaacataatgtgttaatatTGTACCAAAAGAGACACTACAATGGGGGAGGGAGGCTAAACTGACTAATACCAAGTCTGCTCCGTTTCATTCTCTTCTTTAAAAATACCTCAACCAGGCACGTCATTTACAACCTACAAAATCGTTTTCTCCTGCTGCTTATAAAAAAAAGGTGTCTCATGGTCACCCACGTCGACTACTTCACACACTTTTTAGCACTTCCAAATGTCTCTGACACAACAAACCATGTCTATGACCATAGACCATGTCCATGAGGGTGAAGACTTAAttgaaatgaaaaatataaatgtgccttttctatgtttttttaaaaactTCACATCTCAAAATGTAGGCTAACATTATGTTAACTTTCTTTAATCCCAGCAGACACTACAAGATTAAGCACCTATAACCAGAGGTGGAAGAAATACTctgattatttattattaatagTAGCAATAtagtgttacaagtaaaagcatTGCATTATaatttgtacttaagtaaaagtaaaaaagtattGGTATACAAATATACTTTAAGTAGCCTACCAAAAGTACACGTTATACAGAATGGACCATTATcgtcaaatattattttattacacatTCTTGGAGCATTAATCTGTGCTCTTCAAAGTTGTACTTTGTTATTAGGTTTAATTAATTACTTTATAGTGTAATGTATTAGGCCTACAACATTTGTAAAGAGTAAAGTATAAAGTAGTTTAATTTGAAAATAAAGTAAAGTAGCTACAAGTAGCTACCTCAACATtatactcaagtacagtacttcagtaaatgtacttactttacaccactgcgtATAACCATAGACTTATGCGTATAACTCGTGCAGTAACAGATACATTACCCTTCCAAAGGCTATGTAGCGAGTTTTAcgataaaaaaaaaacctacCTATTTTCCGGACATCTTATATGGCTTGAGGTTCAATTCGATTTTGAACAATTGTATAGCCGCAATCTGTCACAAGACATCAGCTCCCAGTAACGTAATCAACATTAACGCCGGCCACGGTTCTGTTTAACGGCTGATAGGCCTACATGTTAAAAGATTTCAAAATGTTATTTTGTTCTCATTCTTTTATTTCTCGCACTTTAATTATAACATATTTAGTCGCCCAAAGTGATATCCCCCCGGCGAATTACGGGTTTCCCTCGAGTAACTTCCTTTATTGATACAGTCTACTTCGGAAGATGGGAGAAATTGTTCCGTCATTTTTAAACAAGTGTCGCAGCTAAAGTAGATTTACGGATGAAAACTGGCTAACCTAGCTAACGGTTGGTAGAAAAACGACTGTAAATTGAGAAGTGTTACTTCAAAACTTTAGTTAAAAGTAGTAAAGTAACTTCCTGAGTAACGTGCTACAGCAGTGGTCTTACTAGAGAAACTTACCAACACTGACCCCACAGGAAACAGCCGGTTGAACACAGCGCTATGTCCCGCTGAGCTGACAGCCCCCTCACCGAAGCCTGTGGATGCGGGTTGCGGAATACCTCCGTGCGCTGATAATCTCTAGAAAAATATGAGCACTTGGTCAACTGCAGGAATACTTCAGAGCCCAGTCAGTCATAAAAGAGTTAGCCTATATGCATCACCCGGGGAGAAAAATAACCGTGCGTCCGACGGGGAAGGATGGGGAGATGGGGTTAGTTATGAGCGCTATCTCATCCCAGAGTCCATCAGACCGTCCCTCCCCTTTGTTCTCCTCTCGGCCAGTGTTAAATTCTCTCGTAACTCCACGGAAAAATACTTTCCAAGTAGTTGTCTTTTGTTGTAAAACTCTGTAGCCGGGGTTAGGCGCGGTTGAGCCCACAGACTGGAGTCCTGCTGTGCTGTCTCTGGACGAAAGAAGacggggaggaggaggggggactCAGGGGAAGGTATGAAATGTTTCCCAAAGTATAATCGAGGCGAGACCCCAGATCAGATTTACAGGACATAATGCAAATATAATAAGATTACAAAATATTTACAGCCATGCGTTAACTTTGCAAAGAGCCTACATATGTCATTGCTTTACTATATGTTTTTTTAGGCTACGTTTGACATTGTGAACATGCAATAAGCTGTAAAGCAGATGTGAATCAATGCTCTGATATTTCTCTGATTCCTTTAGGAAATTATATCAACAGCAGGTTAACCATAAACTCATGACAACTTGATCTAATTAAGGCCCCTCAATATGTTTGGAGTGAAACCACTGACAGATTCATGAGCACGAGTTGCTTCAAGGCATGATGTTGTACCTGGTTTTGCTGACTGGGAGTTCACCCCTTTGAAATCTTATTTTAAAAGCAATACGAGCATAACTATTGGCTTAATATTATGATACACAATTCAGATCTTTGGGCAAAATGTAAGTGTCTTCTCTGGCTCCAAATAACTGTCAGTAGCAGTGTTTTAAGCACGAATGTACgaaatgtaataaaaaataaactgaTTACAACGACATACGTAAAGTAAAAAGAAgaggaaaaaaaggaaatatcaATGACAACTATCAACAACAGAGGGACATTAAAGAAGTccaaacattatatttttaagaATTAGTTGGCCGAAAGATTTGTCTTTACTTTAgcctgtatatgtatatatatatatatatttatttttttataaagtaGATAAAAGCAATCACAGGGACCTTTGTTGTGCATTACATAATTTTAATACCAATAACATTTAGTGATTAATAATTCTACAAATACTTTTGGCTTACAGACTTTTGGTGTTTTTTACAGTGTGGTCTATGTTTTAACACAAATATCTGAATACGTGAGCATCAGTAGCTCAAAGCTCGAGTCATGCAGCAGCACACAAGGCATGTCTGGTTTTATATTTCATGCCAGACCTTCACCAACATTGACTGAACCGTTTTGAGTTATTAAATGAAAAAATGCTATTAGCATTATTAGACTTGTAATTATGATTCACCAAGGAGACATTTCAGACAGGCACAGACAAGTATGGCCTATGGGTTTCGACTACATCTCAGCGGTGCCACTGGtccccctctcacacacacaccccattcCTGCACTTCATCCTACCTGCCTACAGGTGTGCAGCCTGGCTTGTGTCCATGAGCACCCCTAGCTGTCTCACGCTCCACTTGCAAACAAATATTTTAATGGACAGGGGACGAGTGACATGGCTTAATTTCTGGCTTTGCTCATTATGTGCTTACATTGCTGAGAAGGCTGTTACTGTGATGGAGAGGGaaaatgtgagtgtgtgtgatagtgaatgcacacatgtgtcaATGTTTTCTTTGATGTGAAGTGTAAACCATGTGTTATGTTCAGAGTGCAAAGTGCAGAACTCACCTGTTAGTAATAAGACCGAGCTCCAGTCCAGAAAAGGCATTCCTCTGCATTCCACAGATTCTGCTTCACCAGGGGGCTGGATAAACATATGCGcctgcacacactcacacaaacaatCCCTCTTCTCTCATAGCAGGCCCACGCAACTACACATAAGTGATCAATCACACTCAAAACAATCTCTCCAAACAGACTGACAGCCAACGAATACACAAGACGTCAGAGATTCTTCTTGATATGGAGACGTGTGCTTTTCTGACTCCCTGTGAAGAAAACAGTCACAGCAAACACACTTGTCCAACTCACACAACTTAAAACAGGACTGCAAAATTATTGCATACTATGTAAATCCTTAATCTAGCTTGAGTTAAACTTGGACTTTGTTACTTAGGAATCAACCCATTATGGTATCAAAAGAAACATACATCTATAAATGCGAAATCCATATGAACTAACATACCTTTCTTTCTATGCATTAGTCTCCCACAAACTGCATGTTCTTCTTTCTGTGCAACTTTTCATCCTCCCACTCTCCAACAGGGCTGCAGATGCTGAACCTGGCCCTCATTCCAAAACAGCAGGAGTTCAAGTCTCCCAGCTCATTAACACACAATTGCGTCCCACCCCAAACCACATTTCGTTCCCCTCAGAAAAacacaaagagaaagagagtaaaACAAAGACAGATTTCCAGAATTGCTTTATTAAATATACACTGACTGCCACTTGATACACACAATGTTGGCATCATTGATCATTAGTGCTAGGACAGAAATGAGcagcaaaacaacaacaaaaacagacaaGCATCTTCGTGGCAAATCCTAATCATCTGTAGTCCTTCATTATTGGTCCTGTAAATAAGCAAACAAATATTGTTAAAAAGTATGATCAGTGCACAAACCTTTAGTAAATAATACATGTCATACACTCTGCTTACCTTAACCATGCTGCCATGAACCAGGTATGGTGACCTTAAGTCATGCTGGCAGTTGGCGTATCCCATGCCCAGTCCCAAACCTGAACCAAGTGAAACAGGCCATGTGCGACCTGAGGGAGAAACTCAACCATAAATTAtgtttaaaagtaaaaaaaaacatgcatttaaaagTCTATCTTAAAAAGGAGCACTTACGTTTGAAGAGAACGACAGAGAACAAAACGCCAAGACCAAGGCCAGTAActgcaaaaagagagagaataacAAAGTTAGAGTGCTGTGATTAAAATACACTTCCAAAAAAATATTTCACTTGAGCACTGAGGTAATGTGATCATGTCTGATCCAACATAAAAACTGGCTGGCAGATTTAAATCTGTTGTAATGAGGTCAGTGGGGTGCCGCTATTATGTTTGATGCAAGAGTTGGTAAATAGCACAAGTTAGCAAGACATTGCTCATTAGGaaaagagaaggagagaaaaaGCAGAAAGAGCACAACCTtctaagaaagaaagaaaatattAAAAGGGGTGAAAGGGAGGGGGAAATCAGCTAAAATGAGGAACGACAGTGAGGCTGAAGTACAAAACAAATGTAGGTCAAAGAGTGCAAACATGTGCAGGTAAGCAATGTCTTGAGCCAGTATGGTCAAGCGGAAGGTGAGTCGGTGGCACAGGAGTGTTTGAAGTGCTGAGACCGGAGTGGGATCTTGAGGAGGAATGTGTTTGTGCGTTTAACTTCACCCCAGCCAGCACAGaaaacacataaaaaaacatccATTTGGGCCCCTCCGACTCTTAAATTGGGTTCAGAGAGCTATGCAGCATGACCGAACCAGAAACCTCAGACTGTTCTCTATTACACAACTTACAAATGTAAAACAAGACCATAAAAGACCCCACACGCCCTCACTATCTTTGCAGATCTACAATAAATCATTTTCCTCTGCGTGCATTTCAAGCAGAGATTCAGATAGATTTAAGGTTCTCCGTCTGTTGAAGCCTCAGTGTTTCTTTAGTCTTGAGCCAGAGCCGTTTTGAAGTCCCATGATGTTCCACTGACAGTAAAAGCATTGGCAAAATATGAGGGCTGATCAACATCTCCTTTTGGCCTCTATTCTATTTGTCTGGATGTCTTCAAGTTGGATAGATTATGGATGTGAAGTAGAATGAACTGTATAACCCAAAACACTGAATGTACTCCCAGAAACTATGGTATTGTTTTTTCTTTGTTCATTATCTAAAGTCGTTTTTCCAAGTACTTTGAGAACGGGATCACTAAAGACATTtattttcaatcactttgacTTAGTGAaatatttttactttaaattaGCCTTAATTCACAATAGCTCTGACCACTTGCATGCATGCATCTACACGTTcatgcattcacacacacaatctcaCAAAACATTTGACCAACTTTCAGCCTCAAAGGGTGAGAACAGTTAACGCATGTATGGTATAACAGACATTGCAATTTTCAAATTTAGGGTTAGGATTAGGTAGGTTTCTTTGTACAGGAGGGGACCATATTTGCACAGCTTGAGTGAAAAATATGACTAAGTGACAGTCATACTGCAAATGTAAAGTAATATAACTtatgtattttaaattgtacaGCCCTTCTTTCTTATGACTATTTTACTTCCAGTTTCCAGAGGAATTGGTTGAAGTACATTTTGTTCCACCACTTTTTTGTCAGTTAAACTCATCATCTAAAATATGAATTGCCACATAATTGTTTTAATTTAGTGCCATCTTCAGgtcaacatgtatttatttacttaTCTTTGAAATACTTTTGTAATTAAAATACATTCTTGTCAGCTTTGTCGTTTATGCTAATTGGCAAATACTAGAATGCTAAATGCTATCCTAAGTAAGTAAACATGGTTAAAAATACTACATTTTAAACATCAGTGTTAGCATTGTCATTTGGAGCATGTTAGCAGCACACATGCAGTGAATATTATTACTCGCCTGTCTCACTAAAATACTGTTTACTAGTTCCTCAAATTAAAtggcatgttttaaataaacacaGTTGTTTCCTGTTATGAAGAGGATGTTTCTGATTGTCCCCCTCCCTTAATGCAAATGCAATTCACTCTTCACAAAAAGAAGTTGGATTTGATTTCTCTCTTCACTTCTATCACTGAccagtgtttatttatttggctCTTTTCCTTTCCTGTACAGTGCAATCCCTTTATAGGATATCCAAAAGCTTTACCACATAATCTAAAGCTGTGGCACTAAATATAAAATGTAGTGAAGAGGCACCAGAGGAAACCCACCTTTTATATAATGTCATGGTCTTGTTTATGGTACGAGTGCCTGATACTGTGGGAAACATGCTTGTCAGGAACCGGCCGATTGCTTGGCCTATGGTATTGTTGCTTGCAGTTTTTTTAATCAACTGCTTACAAAAACCTCTTTACACTTGACACTAAGAAAAACATTTGCCATAACATAGTTGCATCTCACCCCAAAGGTCGTGACTACTCACGATTGGAAACAACGGTGAAATAAACTCACGGTAAAAGAAGCGTTTAtcagaaattaaaaaaaataggcAACTGCCTTGGCCCCAAACTAAAAAGGCCCATAAACAGCTAGATCGATTTCAATTTGTAATATAATTTATATGACAAATATTGAATTATGTTACTGTAACTTGTACCACTAAATTACCAAGTAAAAGTTTCCCAAGCCCACAATTCAACAGGATACTACTAACTGTGCCCTTCTACTTCAGTGGATACCATTGTACTACTAAATGTACCTCACAGAGAAATGTTTCTGGTTATATTGCAGATCACATTTAACACATTATTAATTAAACTATCAAGAATCGTTTCAGTGCTCTGCCTTGGCGTTATTAGTGGTATAAGTTAGTAAAGCAAATGTAACAAACTTTTATAGTCATTATTCTGCTCTGCAGGACAATATgacaaacaaatagtttttttaaaactatttagagttcacaatataaaaacaactatTTTGCAATGGCTGAGTGGCAGAGTTACTGTGGGAGTTCAGGTTAGAGTTATGTTGTATGAATACTATATTCAGCATCCTGTCCATGAGGGCCCATCTGCTGCAGACCGCATGTTTGACTCCGCAGGGTCTTGATGCTCTGCCACACGCTGCTGCACAGTTCACTTTTGTTCccatttattattattgaatGTATTGCATGTCCAAAAGTCACTAAATCTTCCTGAACAATGAAAGAAAGTTAGGACTTAAAACTTTCAAACAAACCCCTGAGAACAACATATGCTGCACAGTTTCTCTGGCTGCCAGAGACACCTTGGGACAGCTGGCAGTTTGCTACACGGTGAGCTCAAAGAAAATCCACAGTGCAGATGCTTTTACTCGCAGCGAGAACATTTTTTCATTGTTCATAAGTTGACGTCATTACGTTTATTTTGGGACAGATTGTTTGTCAGTCTAAGTATTTGAGTGCTGGATAAATGCTTTTCCAAATAACCATATGAGCTCTGCATTAAGACCCTATGAGGATGTTTAATCAGAGATGTCATTGGAGGCAGTCGCAATTTCTACAGGCTCGCACTACCTGTTAGCAACTggcatctagctctcctgcttacaaacttttagccatccctgcttatacaagtagtagttttagttgtctgcgatctgccgaggcctactcccacctgtcgagtacggctgtactgaggtgtttttcctccggagacgtcgcgaagagacggagcggctccacctgttgctgcatgcgatctgcgatttacggaggcctgctcgttgcgaagagacggagcggctccacctgttgctgcctgcgatctgcgatctacggagg from Pseudochaenichthys georgianus chromosome 5, fPseGeo1.2, whole genome shotgun sequence harbors:
- the LOC117447025 gene encoding MICOS complex subunit Mic10-like isoform X2 yields the protein MADVHGRKWDRCLADTAVKTVTGLGLGVLFSVVLFKRRTWPVSLGSGLGLGMGYANCQHDLRSPYLVHGSMVKDQ
- the LOC117447025 gene encoding MICOS complex subunit Mic10-like isoform X1, which codes for MADVHGRKWDRCLADTAVKTVTGLGLGVLFSVVLFKLSPSGRTWPVSLGSGLGLGMGYANCQHDLRSPYLVHGSMVKDQ
- the nbl1 gene encoding neuroblastoma suppressor of tumorigenicity 1, which produces MWQRIQICWALFALYSAAPPAHINRLALFPDKSAWCEAKNITQIVGHTGCQPRSIQNRACLGQCFSYSVPNTFPQSTESLVHCDSCMPAESQWEVVTLDCPGSKESPHVDKLVERIFFCSCQPCIKEGGQEGGVMQLYPADNVVETPSLSDTISGAQARPLPPPDTHSHKHAHPHTDHHTLPHTSDGG